In Listeria monocytogenes, the following proteins share a genomic window:
- the rsmG gene encoding 16S rRNA (guanine(527)-N(7))-methyltransferase RsmG, whose amino-acid sequence MNPEQFQTALAEKGIELSDTQLKQFHDYFEMLVEWNEKMNLTAITDEKEVYLKHFYDSISAAFYVDFTKFDTICDVGAGAGFPSLPIKICFPHLKVSIVDSLKKRMTFLDALAEKLGLTDVHFYHDRAEIFGQNKAHREKYDLVTARAVARMSVLSELCMPLVKKGGSFLVMKAAQAEQELQTAEKAIKLFGGKVEEHFAFSLPVEESERNIYVITKTKETPNKYPRKPGTPNKLPIE is encoded by the coding sequence ATGAACCCAGAACAATTCCAAACAGCACTTGCTGAAAAAGGAATAGAACTAAGCGACACGCAACTAAAACAATTCCACGATTACTTCGAAATGTTAGTAGAATGGAACGAAAAAATGAATTTAACGGCCATTACTGATGAAAAAGAAGTGTATTTAAAGCATTTTTACGATTCTATCTCTGCCGCGTTTTATGTAGACTTTACTAAGTTCGATACTATTTGTGATGTCGGGGCTGGCGCTGGTTTTCCAAGTCTCCCAATTAAAATCTGCTTCCCACATTTAAAAGTGAGCATCGTGGATTCCTTGAAAAAACGCATGACTTTCCTTGATGCGCTAGCAGAAAAATTAGGCCTAACGGATGTGCATTTCTACCATGATCGCGCTGAAATATTTGGTCAAAACAAAGCGCACCGCGAAAAATACGACCTTGTAACCGCACGTGCCGTAGCAAGAATGAGCGTATTATCCGAACTGTGCATGCCACTTGTCAAAAAAGGCGGTTCGTTCCTAGTAATGAAAGCAGCCCAAGCCGAGCAAGAGCTGCAAACAGCCGAAAAAGCCATCAAACTATTTGGCGGAAAAGTCGAGGAACACTTCGCTTTCTCCCTACCAGTAGAAGAAAGCGAGCGCAATATTTACGTCATCACGAAAACAAAAGAAACACCTAACAAATATCCACGCAAACCAGGAACACCCAACAAATTACCAATCGAATAA
- a CDS encoding Mbeg1-like protein, which yields MNQVITDEDRVRLAKKEYDPLQIKKEVIIPASDEKEKTIGIVSQKINNKSTGEQSYIITDKYTPPTASISERNKVKELTILYKGSTAPANGNFNVPKHPDYKDVRKDWLSNDIPTAIQITNGGGSTVTPQLKTSAETLKQTMKLYPNAQIYVYGHSLGSMNAQYAIADLDKKDIKRISGGFFYQGPNIYSNLTPKQQDTVKAINALDRLFNFVDRKDYVPIGYGIGDPTIGHLIEVESKKAGMVEQHMWGGYQFDEDGNVLTNKEGSLRLAKYATAQQLAAINIMRTNFSKSGGALSSSEEIFLDAAEGLAITQGMKQTIQGEIKDLKDMFDKAIENAEELWRDTLSDARDIGSKLSESEILTALALGNATESKIVIDTVQDCEKSLAEATKIEQEYDKLLEQINEAIKSQLKTDQELAKQIGSMYG from the coding sequence ATGAATCAAGTCATTACAGATGAAGACAGAGTCAGATTGGCAAAAAAAGAGTATGATCCATTGCAGATTAAGAAAGAAGTGATTATCCCCGCCTCTGATGAAAAAGAAAAAACCATCGGAATCGTATCCCAAAAAATCAACAACAAATCAACCGGGGAACAATCCTACATCATCACAGACAAATACACGCCACCCACAGCCTCCATCAGCGAAAGAAACAAAGTAAAAGAACTAACAATCCTTTACAAAGGTTCTACCGCACCGGCTAATGGAAACTTTAATGTTCCAAAACATCCAGATTATAAAGATGTGAGGAAGGATTGGTTAAGTAATGATATTCCAACTGCAATCCAAATCACAAATGGCGGAGGATCCACAGTAACACCCCAACTAAAAACCTCCGCAGAAACCTTAAAACAAACCATGAAACTCTACCCAAACGCTCAAATCTACGTATACGGTCATTCTCTAGGCTCCATGAACGCCCAGTACGCTATCGCAGACTTAGATAAAAAAGACATCAAACGCATCAGCGGGGGTTTCTTCTACCAAGGTCCGAATATCTACTCCAACCTAACGCCAAAACAACAAGATACCGTAAAAGCAATAAACGCTTTAGATAGATTATTTAATTTTGTTGACAGGAAGGATTATGTGCCAATTGGTTATGGTATCGGAGACCCGACAATTGGCCATTTAATAGAGGTTGAGTCGAAAAAAGCTGGTATGGTTGAGCAACATATGTGGGGTGGTTATCAATTCGACGAAGATGGAAATGTCCTAACAAATAAAGAAGGAAGCTTGCGATTAGCTAAATACGCAACAGCTCAGCAATTAGCAGCAATTAATATTATGCGAACAAACTTCTCAAAAAGTGGAGGTGCCCTATCTTCATCGGAAGAAATATTCTTAGATGCGGCAGAGGGGCTCGCGATTACACAAGGAATGAAGCAAACGATTCAAGGCGAAATAAAAGACTTAAAAGATATGTTTGATAAAGCAATCGAGAATGCCGAAGAGTTGTGGCGGGACACACTTTCGGACGCAAGAGACATCGGTTCCAAGCTATCTGAATCAGAAATACTCACGGCACTCGCACTTGGCAATGCAACAGAATCAAAAATTGTGATAGACACAGTGCAAGACTGCGAAAAATCATTAGCCGAAGCAACTAAAATAGAACAAGAATATGATAAATTGCTAGAACAAATCAACGAAGCCATAAAAAGCCAGCTAAAAACCGACCAAGAATTAGCCAAACAGATAGGGAGCATGTATGGATAA
- a CDS encoding DUF1310 domain-containing protein, translating into MKKRWIIVLAITVITIFGLGVKFYMDEEKLNKEMMNVVYSDEAKQVFEKRLTNLDAKAFTEEGKIQSYEIDKNSIERNPMGGINVTLIINKDSKLDITYTLDNFDGKLNGGGASLSENLSKLLGRWRENK; encoded by the coding sequence TTGAAAAAGAGATGGATAATAGTACTAGCAATTACAGTAATAACCATTTTTGGTTTAGGGGTGAAATTCTATATGGATGAAGAGAAATTAAATAAAGAAATGATGAATGTAGTTTATAGTGATGAAGCGAAACAAGTATTCGAAAAAAGGCTGACAAACTTGGATGCAAAAGCATTCACAGAAGAAGGAAAAATACAGTCTTATGAAATCGATAAGAACAGTATCGAGCGAAATCCTATGGGAGGGATAAATGTTACATTAATTATAAATAAGGATTCAAAACTAGATATAACATATACCCTGGATAATTTTGATGGCAAGCTAAATGGAGGTGGAGCGAGTTTATCTGAAAATCTTTCCAAATTATTGGGGAGATGGAGGGAAAATAAATGA
- a CDS encoding DUF1310 domain-containing protein, with product MKKRWVIVLGITVMTILGLGVKFYMDEEKLNKEMKQVVYSDEAKEVFEKRLTNLDAKAFTKEGTIQSYEINKESIERNPMGGINVTLIINKDLEWNVTYTLGKHNGKLDGGGASISKDLTKKLELKGS from the coding sequence TTGAAAAAGAGATGGGTAATAGTACTAGGAATTACAGTGATGACCATTTTGGGTTTAGGGGTAAAATTCTATATGGATGAAGAGAAATTAAACAAAGAAATGAAGCAAGTGGTTTATAGTGATGAAGCAAAAGAAGTATTTGAAAAGAGGCTGACAAACTTGGATGCAAAAGCATTCACGAAAGAAGGTACAATTCAATCATATGAAATTAATAAAGAAAGTATAGAGAGAAATCCAATGGGAGGAATCAATGTTACTTTAATTATAAATAAGGATTTAGAGTGGAATGTTACCTATACTTTAGGAAAACATAACGGCAAATTAGACGGTGGTGGCGCTAGCATATCTAAAGACCTTACAAAGAAATTAGAACTTAAAGGGAGTTAA
- a CDS encoding DUF1310 domain-containing protein: protein MKKKWIILFGIVIMIIFGLGVKFYMDEEKSNKEMMNVIYSDEAKKVFEVRLKAADADAFTEKGVIQSYEIDQKSIKENPMGGINVTLIINGNPELYIKYTMNNFNGELSGGASVTSGNLDKLLMD, encoded by the coding sequence TTGAAAAAGAAATGGATAATACTATTTGGAATTGTAATAATGATTATTTTTGGTTTAGGAGTAAAATTCTATATGGATGAAGAGAAATCAAATAAAGAAATGATGAATGTGATTTATAGTGATGAAGCGAAAAAGGTATTTGAAGTTAGATTGAAAGCCGCAGATGCAGATGCTTTTACAGAAAAAGGTGTAATTCAATCGTATGAAATAGATCAGAAAAGTATAAAGGAGAATCCAATGGGAGGAATCAATGTCACTTTAATTATAAACGGAAATCCAGAATTATATATAAAATATACTATGAACAATTTTAATGGAGAATTGAGCGGTGGAGCTTCAGTTACATCGGGAAATCTTGATAAACTTCTTATGGACTAG
- a CDS encoding DUF1310 family protein, producing the protein MKKRWIILFGIAIMMIFGLGVNFYMGEEKLNEEMKKVVYSGEANNAFYTDLKDLDTKAFTEEGVIQSYEIDEKSINHNPMGGINVTVIINEDPELYIKYTLDKFNGKLECGSASIAGKLSKLLGRWEENK; encoded by the coding sequence GTGAAAAAGAGATGGATAATACTATTTGGAATTGCAATAATGATGATTTTTGGTCTAGGGGTGAATTTCTATATGGGTGAAGAAAAATTAAACGAAGAAATGAAGAAGGTTGTTTATAGTGGTGAAGCGAATAATGCTTTTTACACAGACTTAAAAGATTTAGATACAAAAGCATTTACTGAAGAGGGCGTAATTCAATCATATGAAATTGATGAAAAAAGTATTAATCACAATCCTATGGGAGGTATTAATGTTACAGTAATCATAAACGAAGATCCAGAATTGTATATAAAATACACTTTGGATAAATTTAATGGCAAATTAGAGTGTGGAAGCGCAAGTATAGCTGGAAAACTTTCCAAGCTGTTAGGACGTTGGGAAGAAAATAAATAA
- a CDS encoding bacteriophage abortive infection AbiH family protein: MSIINKLFIIGNGFDLAHGVPSTFNHFKEYLRSTYLYEHDVYPSLWLPASTDYDGEICYKIEDCAQIIDFMICDSCSRNGSEDGGENWSDFERAIGRFDYALLEEDIEIQYDKEGDINPFHTGNNYEDAYNDLSNVMLKLPELFSEWINNIPTLENCFSVFNLDNYYSILELIDKEHDVFLTFNYTETLENLYEAEKVTHIHGNQTSPVIGHNNTSRIEEQSYHQDTYINSMNENLKKPTDRIIEEKSYFFKNLEGEIDSIYSYGFSFGEVDLIYVKEIFKHLNSKNMIWYLHSYDRQQHNEFKLKIKKCGFLGSFSEFN; this comes from the coding sequence GTGAGCATTATAAATAAGTTGTTTATTATAGGGAATGGGTTTGATTTAGCACATGGGGTTCCATCTACTTTTAATCATTTTAAAGAGTACCTTAGATCTACATATTTATATGAACACGATGTATATCCTAGTCTGTGGTTACCTGCTTCTACAGATTACGATGGTGAGATATGTTATAAAATTGAAGATTGTGCACAAATAATTGATTTCATGATTTGTGATAGTTGTTCAAGGAATGGTTCTGAAGACGGGGGAGAGAACTGGAGCGATTTTGAAAGAGCTATTGGGCGTTTTGATTATGCTTTGTTAGAAGAGGATATAGAAATTCAATATGATAAGGAAGGGGATATAAATCCTTTTCATACGGGAAATAATTATGAAGATGCATATAATGATTTAAGTAATGTAATGTTAAAATTACCTGAGCTTTTCTCTGAATGGATAAATAATATCCCTACTCTGGAAAATTGCTTTTCTGTGTTCAATTTAGATAACTATTATTCTATTTTGGAATTAATTGACAAAGAACATGATGTTTTTCTAACTTTTAATTATACAGAAACTCTGGAAAATTTATATGAGGCAGAGAAGGTGACGCACATACACGGAAATCAAACTTCCCCTGTGATAGGCCACAATAATACCTCACGAATAGAGGAACAAAGTTATCATCAAGATACCTATATAAATTCTATGAATGAAAACTTAAAGAAACCCACAGATAGAATTATTGAAGAAAAATCGTACTTTTTTAAGAACTTAGAGGGAGAAATTGATTCTATTTATTCATACGGTTTTTCTTTTGGAGAAGTCGATTTGATTTATGTTAAGGAAATATTTAAACATTTAAATTCTAAAAATATGATATGGTATCTCCATAGTTATGACCGACAACAACATAATGAGTTTAAACTGAAAATAAAAAAATGCGGATTTTTAGGTTCTTTTTCTGAATTTAATTGA